The following are encoded together in the Phocoena sinus isolate mPhoSin1 chromosome 11, mPhoSin1.pri, whole genome shotgun sequence genome:
- the LOC116762424 gene encoding histone H2B type 1-B-like: MPEPSKSAPAPKKGSKKTITKAQKKDGRKRKRSRKESYSIYVYKVLKQVHPDTGISSKAMGIMNSFVNDIFERIAGEASRLAHYNKRSTITSREIQTAVRLLLPGELAKHAVSEGTKAVTKYTSSK, translated from the coding sequence ATGCCAGAGCCATCTAAATCTGCTCCGGCCCCTAAAAAGGGTTCTAAGAAGACCATCACTAAGGCGCAGAAGAAAGACGGGAGGAAACGCAAGCGTAGTCGTAAAGAGAGCTACTCCATTTACGTATACAAAGTTTTGAAGCAGGTCCATCCAGACACCGGCATCTCATCCAAGGCCATGGGTATCATGAATTCGTTCGTCAACGACATCTTTGAGCGCATCGCGGGTGAGGCGTCGCGCTTGGCGCATTACAACAAGCGCTCCACGATCACATCTAGGGAGATCCAGACGGCTGTGCGCCTACTGCTCCCTGGGGAGCTGGCCAAGCATGCTGTTTCCGAGGGCACTAAGGCCGTTACCAAGTACACCAGCTCCAAGTAA
- the LOC116762402 gene encoding histone H3.1 gives MARTKQTARKSTGGKAPRKQLATKAARKSAPATGGVKKPHRYRPGTVALREIRRYQKSTELLIRKLPFQRLVREIAQDFKTDLRFQSSAVMALQEACEAYLVGLFEDTNLCAIHAKRVTIMPKDIQLARRIRGERA, from the coding sequence ATGGCTCGCACTAAGCAGACCGCTCGCAAGTCTACCGGCGGCAAGGCGCCGCGCAAGCAGCTGGCCACCAAGGCAGCCCGGAAGAGTGCACCGGCCACGGGCGGCGTGAAGAAGCCGCATCGCTACCGGCCCGGCACGGTGGCCCTGCGCGAGATCCGCCGCTACCAGAAGTCCACAGAGCTGCTGATCCGTAAGCTGCCGTTCCAGCGCCTGGTGCGCGAGATCGCGCAGGACTTCAAGACCGACCTGCGCTTCCAGAGCTCGGCCGTGATGGCGCTGCAGGAGGCGTGCGAGGCCTACCTGGTGGGGCTCTTCGAGGACACCAACCTGTGTGCCATCCACGCCAAGCGCGTCACTATCATGCCCAAGGACATCCAGCTTGCCCGTCGCATCCGTGGTGAAAGGGCGTAA
- the LOC116762390 gene encoding histone H1.2, with translation MSETAPAAPAAAPPAEKTPVKKKAAKKPAGARRKASGPPVSELITKAVAASKERSGVSLAALKKALAAAGYDVEKNNSRIKLGLRSLVSKGTLVQTKGTGASGSFKLNRKGATGEAKPKAKKAGAAKPKKAAGAAKKPKKATGAATPKKAAKKTPKKAKKPAAATVTKKVAKSPRKAKAAKPKKAAKSAAKAAKTKAAKPKVAKPKKAAPKKK, from the coding sequence ATGTCGGAGACCGCTCCTGCCGCTCCCGCCGCCGCGCCTCCTGCGGAGAAGACCCCTGTTAAGAAAAAGGCGGCCAAGAAGCCGGCCGGGGCGCGCCGGAAGGCGTCTGGGCCGCCGGTGTCCGAGCTCATCACGAAAGCTGTCGCCGCTTCCAAAGAGCGGAGCGGTGTGTCTTTGGCTGCGCTCAAGAAGGCGCTGGCAGCCGCGGGCTACGATGTGGAGAAGAATAATAGCCGCATCAAACTGGGTCTTAGGAGCCTGGTGAGTAAGGGCACTCTGGTGCAGACCAAGGGCACCGGTGCTTCCGGCTCCTTTAAGCTCAACAGGAAAGGGGCCACTGGGGAAGCCAAACCTAAGGCTAAGAAGGCAGGTGCGGCCAAGCCCAAGAAGGCCGCTGGGGCAGCTAAGAAGCCCAAGAAAGCCACGGGTGCGGCCACCCCGAAAAAAGCCGCCAAGAAGACCCCGAAGAAGGCGAAGAAGCCAGCCGCAGCTACTGTGACCAAGAAAGTTGCCAAGAGCCCAAGGAAAGCTAAAGCTGCTAAACCCAAGAAGGCCGCCAAGAGCGCAGCTAAGGCAGCGAAGACCAAAGCCGCCAAGCCCAAGGTTGCCAAGCCCAAGAAGGCTGCACCGAAAAAGAAGTAG
- the LOC116762410 gene encoding histone H2A type 1-B — MSGRGKQGGKARAKAKTRSSRAGLQFPVGRVHRLLRKGNYSERVGAGAPVYLAAVLEYLTAEILELAGNAARDNKKTRIIPRHLQLAIRNDEELNKLLGRVTIAQGGVLPNIQAVLLPKKTESHHKAKGK, encoded by the coding sequence ATGTCTGGTCGTGGTAAACAGGGTGGTAAGGCTCGTGCTAAGGCTAAGACCCGCTCCTCGCGAGCTGGGCTCCAGTTCCCTGTAGGCCGGGTGCACCGCCTGCTCCGCAAGGGTAACTACTCCGAGCGTGTCGGTGCCGGGGCGCCGGTGTACTTGGCGGCGGTGCTGGAGTACCTAACGGCTGAGATCCTGGAGCTGGCGGGCAACGCGGCCCGCGATAACAAGAAGACGCGCATCATTCCGCGCCACCTGCAGCTGGCCATCCGCAACGACGAGGAGCTTAACAAGTTGCTGGGGCGCGTGACCATAGCTCAGGGCGGTGTCCTGCCCAACATCCAGGCGGTACTGCTCCCCAAAAAGACTGAGAGCCACCACAAGGCCAAGggcaagtaa